A region of Tolypothrix sp. NIES-4075 DNA encodes the following proteins:
- a CDS encoding DUF1818 family protein: protein MQRLVKSGSDWRIGWNPNAPEFNGLVGTDDWAIELTEAELNDFCRLLAQLADTMKQLASELMDEEKIACEAESDLLWMEVEGYPHAYSLRFILNTGRCVEGKWNADAVAGLLQAAATLKVF from the coding sequence GTGCAACGTTTAGTAAAAAGTGGATCTGATTGGCGTATTGGCTGGAATCCTAACGCACCTGAATTTAATGGTTTGGTGGGTACAGATGATTGGGCGATCGAGTTAACCGAAGCCGAATTAAATGACTTTTGTCGGTTACTAGCGCAGCTAGCAGACACGATGAAGCAATTAGCTAGCGAATTGATGGATGAAGAGAAAATCGCCTGCGAAGCCGAAAGCGATTTATTATGGATGGAAGTTGAAGGCTATCCCCACGCCTACAGCTTGCGCTTTATCCTCAATACAGGACGTTGTGTAGAAGGTAAATGGAATGCTGACGCTGTTGCTGGCTTGCTGCAAGCCGCTGCAACGCTGAAAGTATTTTGA
- a CDS encoding DNA-directed RNA polymerase subunit omega, with the protein MLKRSKFETTQSQIMHRAEDLISAASNRYRITVQVANRAKRRRYEDFENNEDIMMKPVLRAIIEMSDELTQPEIIGEL; encoded by the coding sequence ATGCTAAAGCGTTCTAAATTCGAGACAACTCAGTCCCAAATTATGCACCGTGCTGAGGATCTGATTAGTGCAGCTTCAAATCGCTACCGCATCACGGTTCAGGTGGCAAATCGTGCCAAACGTCGGCGTTATGAAGACTTTGAAAATAATGAAGATATAATGATGAAGCCAGTACTCCGGGCAATTATCGAGATGTCTGATGAACTTACTCAGCCAGAAATTATTGGCGAATTATAA